CCTCGCCCAATCCAGCCCCCCATCGCCGCGCGTCGGTCGCGGCGCATGATCGACGGTGAAGATCATCCGGTATGGCTGCCCGAGGTCGACGGACAGCTGGCCCGAGCGGTTGTTCTTCAGCTCGTGGCATCGAAGCTGCGGCAGCGTCTTCAATGTCGCCAGCGTCGGGGCAGCTTGCAACTCGTCGAGACGACGCCCAACCAGCTTGCCCCTGACCTCGCCCCACCGGCGTGTGCGGCTCTTCGGACCTTCGCAGTCGCGAGCCAGGTCCTTGGACTGGAAGCGCACGCGCACCGGGCGACCATGCCTTAACCCTGACGGTTAAGCAATCTGATTCCACGTCGTTCACGCCAGGGGTTAA
The nucleotide sequence above comes from Deltaproteobacteria bacterium. Encoded proteins:
- a CDS encoding killer suppression protein produces the protein MRVRFQSKDLARDCEGPKSRTRRWGEVRGKLVGRRLDELQAAPTLATLKTLPQLRCHELKNNRSGQLSVDLGQPYRMIFTVDHAPRPTRGDGGLDWARVTAVVIHGVEDTHE